A region of Esox lucius isolate fEsoLuc1 chromosome 3, fEsoLuc1.pri, whole genome shotgun sequence DNA encodes the following proteins:
- the en2b gene encoding homeobox protein engrailed-2b: MEENDNRNGERQDSGEESNRAILPLQAPGNQQPHRITNFYIDNILRPDFGRRKDGTFTYAENLLNGRQNSPRLPPKSGHLGGTVAGEGTSHSRSVGEPKKADLVGDAPLKPRGEIGDQCLSSDSDSSQANSVASSKPMLWPAWVYCTRYSDRPSSGPRSRKPKKSTTTPTTTPSKDDKRPRTAFTAEQLQRLKTEFQTNRYLTEQRRQSLAQELGLNESQIKIWFQNKRAKIKKATGNKNSLALHLMAQGLYNHATSSSKDEKSDSD; the protein is encoded by the exons ATGGAAGAAAATGATAATCGCAACGGAGAGCGTCAAGATTCGGGCGAAGAGTCCAACAGAGCTATTCTTCCTCTACAAGCACCTGGGAACCAGCAACCGCACCGAATCACCAATTTTTATATTGACAATATTTTAAGACCAGACTTTGGACGGCGAAAAGATGGTACTTTTACTTATGCTGAGAATCTCCTCAATGGACGACAAAACAGTCCTCGCCTTCCCCCAAAATCTGGGCACTTAGGTGGGACGGTGGCAGGGGAAGGAACATCTCATTCTCGTTCTGTAGGTGAACCAAAAAAAGCAGATCTTGTTGGAGATGCGCCTCTTAAGCCTCGAGGAGAAATTGGAGATCAGTGCCTAAGCTCCGACTCGGATAGTTCTCAAGCCAATTCTGTAGCTTCGTCAAAACCTATGCTCTGGCCAGCCTGGGTTTACTGTACACGATATTCAGATAGACCATCATCAG GGCCACGATCTCGTAAACCAAAGAAGTCGACCACAACGCCGACGACTACTCCAAGCAAGGATGACAAGCGTCCCAGAACGGCCTTCACAGCAGAACAGCTCCAGAGACTCAAAACGGAGTTTCAGACTAATCGGTACCTGACTGAACAGAGAAGGCAAAGTCTAGCACAAGAACTCGGCCTAAACGAATCTCAAATTAAAATCTGGTTTCAAAACAAGAGGGCCAAAATAAAGAAGGCTACCGGGAATAAAAACTCGTTAGCCTTGCACCTAATGGCACAGGGACTATACAATCATGCCACATCTTCATCTAAGGATGAAAAATCAGACAGCGATTGA